Genomic DNA from Desulfonema ishimotonii:
TGCCCATGACGGTGATCCGGCATATCCTTCCGGGGGTGAGACAGGCCTGCTCCCGTGAATACCTTTTGCCGGAGCTGAAAGGCGGGCTCAATGGCACAGGGGGCTATATCGTTGAGCCGGACCGGAAACAGGCCATCCGCCTGGGGATTGCGGCGGCACGGGCCGGGGATATGGTCCTGATCGCGGGCAAGGGGCATGAGACGTATCAGATCATCGGCAGCGAACAGCTTCCGTTTGATGACAGAACCGAGGCCCGGAGGGCACTGGAAACCTTATGAGCGTAATACCGTGGACAGGGGGCGATATTCTTGAGGCCACCGGCGGTGAGCGGGTATGCGGGCCGGACGATATCCGTTTTACCGGTATCGGCATTGACTCCCGGACGATCACGCCGGAACAGGCGTTTGTCGCCATCCGGGGAGCGGTCCATGACGGACACCGGTTTGCGGCAGACGTGGCCGACCGGGGCATCCGGGGGCTGATCCTCTGCCGGGAGGATATGGCCGGGCTGCCGTGGCGGGTGTGGGCAGACAGGGGGATTTTCTGCGTGGCCGTGCCGGATACGACCCGGGCCCTGGGAGATCTGGCGGCCTTTCACCGGCAGCGCGCCGGTATCCCGGTGGTGGCTGTCACCGGCTCGAACGGCAAGACCACCACCCGCGCCATGATTTCGGGCGTGATGGGCAGAAAATATAAGACGCTCTCCACCCGGGGAAACTTCAACAACGAAATCGGGCTGCCCCTGACGCTCTTCAACCTGACATCCGCTCACCAGTGGGCCGTGCTGGAGCTGGGGATGAACCACGTCGGAGAGATCCGCAGGCTGGCCCGGATATGCAGGCCGGACGTGGGCGTGATAACGAATATCGGTCCGGCCCATCTGGAGGGGCTGGGCACGGTGGATGACGTTCTGCGGGCCAAGGGCGAGCTGCCGGAGGAGATGCGGCCGGAGGGAAAGGCCGTGCTGAACGGGGATGATCCCCGCCTGGTCCGGCTGGCCGGGGAGATGCCGCAGCCGGTGACGCTGTTCGGCCTCTCACCGAAGGCACAGGTCCGGGCCCTGGAGCCGGAGGCTGACGGAACCGGGACGGTGTTCACGCTTGCGCTGCCCCGTGACCGCATCCGGGTCCGCCTTGGTGTGCCGGGCCGATTTATGGTGTACAACGCCCTTGCCGCCGCGGCAGTGGGCCACATCACCGGCCTTTCCCCGGAGGAGATCCGGGACGGGCTGGAGGGCTTTGCCCCGGTGAGGGGCCGGATGGCCGTGCTGAACACGGCGAAGGGGGTTCATCTGGTGGATGACACCTATAACGCCAATCCGGCCTCTGTGAAGGGGGCGATCCGTGCCTTGGGCGATCTGAGGGGAAAGGAGCGCGGATTTCTGGTGCTGGGGGATATGCTGGAGCTGGGAAATGCCGCCGAAGGTCTTCACCGGGAGATCGGAGAGATGGCTGCCGCATCCGGTGTGACGCAACTGTATGTGACCGGGGAGTTTACCGATGCGGTGATCGCCGGGGCACTGGCTGGGGGAATGGCCTGCCGGGATCTCTTCAGGGGGTCGCGGCAGGAGATAACGGATCAACTGACAGGTGTGCTTGGGCCGGGCGACTGGGTTCTTGTGAAAGGGTCCAGGGGCATGGCCATGGAAAAGGTGCTGGACGCAATCAGAGACTGGGCCGGGTGCTGACCTGAAACCATATTACCGCTTCTTGTTATGATTTATCATATACTTTATCCGCTTCACACGAAAATATCGGCGTTCAACGTCTTCCGGTACATCACCTTTCGGACGATTTACGCCAGCCTGACGGCGTTTCTGATCTGTTTTGTACTCGGCCCCTGGTTTATCCGCAGGCTTCGGGAGATGCAGGTGGGGCAGTATGTCCGGGATGACGGGCCGGAGACCCATCTGAAAAAGGCCGGGACGCCCACCATGGGGGGAACCCTGATCCTGTTTTCCACAGCCGCATCGGCGCTGCTCTGGATGGATCTCTCCAACTTTTACATGTGGATTATCCTTCTGGTCACCCTCGGATACGGGATGGTCGGCTTTATTGATGATTACCTGATGCAGGTGAAAAAGCGCAGCAAGGGGCTGAGTGCCAGGGAAAAGCTGTGGCTTCAGATCCTGCTGGCTCTTATGGCCGGGGGGATACTTTACGTTCATCCGGGATTTGATACCCGCGTCACGGTGCCCTTTTTCAAAAAGCTCTCCCCGGATCTGGGGTGGGGGTATATCCTCTTTGCCGTCCTCGTCATTGTGGGCACCTCCAACGCCGTCAACCTGACCGACGGCCTGGACGGGCTGGCGACCGGGCCCATGATCATCGCCGCAGTGACCTACATGGTATTTGCCTATGCGGCGGGACACAAACACATCTCCGGCTATCTTCAGATCAACTATGTCCCCGGAAGCGGGGAAATGGCGGTTTTCTGCGGCATTCTGGCGGGGGCCTGCATGGGATTTCTCTGGTTTAACGCCTACCCGGCCCAGGTTTTTATGGGGGATGTGGGATCGCTTTCGCTGGGAGCGGCCCTGGGCACCCTGGCGGTGATCACCAAACAGGAGCTGATGCTGATGCTGGTGGGCGGGCTGTTTGTCATCGAGGCCCTCTCCGTGATTTTTCAGGTGGGTTTTTTCAAGATGACCAACGGCAGGCGGATTTTCAGGATGGCCCCCCTTCATCACCATTTTGAATTAAAGGGATGGCCGGAGCCGAAGGTGATTGTCCGGTTCTGGATTGTCGCCGTTGCCCTGGCCCTGATTTCACTCAGTACCCTGAAACTGAGATAACCACCCATTTTTCTATGAAAATTTTATCAGACATATTGTGTCCGTTATACGTCTCACCTGTCTTGCTGAAGCAGCATACAGACCTCGGGTCTGAGAACCGGGGGAGGGACGAATTTCCAGGTTGATATACTTCAGATTCCCGTTTTTCGCGGGGATGACGGTCTGCACAGAGGGCGTTTATCAGATAAAACGACCTGTTCCATTGGGCGATACTCCCCGCTGAAAATGGCGCTGACGGCAGCGTATCTGTTTCTGAAAGCCCGGGCGCCGGACAGCGTCAGATCATTTGTAAACCAGAGCAGCACCTGAAATTTTTTTCCTGTACATAATCCTGTGAGATGCGCTGAATCGGATCTTCCTGCCGTTTGAAATCGGCAGAACAACAGGCCATCACAGAAAAAATATCCCTGTATCCGTAAAAGATGCGGGATTGGAAGCACTTCGCAGACAGTTGCCTGTCCAAACCGGCCTTCGGGCGTTATAGTTTAAGTGATTTGATTCTATGAAACTTCTGAATAAAAATGTGACCATTGCGGGGCTTGGCAAATCCGGGGCCGCATGTGCCCGGTTTCTCAGGACACAGGGCGCTGTCGTGACGATAACGGACCGGGCGGATGAGGCGGCACTTGCGGATGCTGCCGAAGAGATGCGCGATATCGGGGTGTCACTGGCCCTGGCCGGCCATCCGCCTGCGGTATTCGAGGAGGCGGATCTGATCCTGCTGAGTCCCGGCATTCCCCATACCCTTGCCCCGCTGGAGAGGGCACGGGCGCGGGGCATACCGGTGATCGGTGAAATCGAACTGGCATCGCGCTTCATAACCGAGCCGATCGTGGCGGTGACGGGTACCAACGGCAAGACCACCACGACCGAGCTGCTGGGGGAGATGCTCCGGCGGTCGGGCCTGAAGGTCTTTGTGGGCGGCAATATCGGCACGCCGCTCATCTCTTATGCGGCAGGAGCCGATAAGGCCGATCTCCTGGTGGCCGAGGTCAGCAGCTTTCAGCTGGATACCATTGCCCACTTTTGCCCGAAAGTGGGCCTGCTCCTCAATATCAGCGAAGATCACCTGGACCGCTACCCCGACTTTGCCGCCTACGGCATGAGCAAGGCCCGGTTGTTTGAGAATCAGGGGGCGGACGATGTGGCCATACTCAACGGTGCCGACCCCTTTGTCCGTTCCATCGGAAAAAACATATCGTCCCGGCGGCTCTGGTTCAACCCGTCTGAGAAAGACCGGGCCGGGGCGTTTCTCCATGACGGTTGCCTGCTGCTCCGTCCCTGTGAAGACGGGCAGGCCCCGGTCGAACTGGACCTCTCGTCGCTCCGGCTGACCGGAACGCATAACCTTGAAAATGTGGCGGCTGCCGCACTGGCGGCGCTGGCGGCGGGCGGCACGCCCGAAGGCATACAGGCCGCACTGGACCGGTTCCGGGGGCTGCCCCACCGGCTGGAATATGTGGACACCGTGGACGGTGTCCGCTATGTTGACGATTCAAAGGCGACCAATGTGGACGCAGTGGTCCGTGCCCTCGAATCCTTTGACGCGCCGGTGGTCCTCATTATGGGGGGGCGGGGAAAGGGCAGCGATTACACCGTCCTGAACGATCTGATCCGGCAGCACACCCGGCGGCTGATCGTCATGGGGGAGACCGCTGCCGAGATCCGGGAGGTGCTGGGACCCCGGTGCCGGGGCGGGGTCCGGGAGGCCCGGACCATGGATGAGGCCGTGGCACTGGCCCGTCAGTCGGCGCTGTCCGGTGATGTGGTACTCCTGTCGCCGGCCGGTTCCAGCTTTGACATGTATCGCAGCTATGCCCGCCGGGGGGAGGATTTTTGCCGGGCCGTCAGGCAACTGACGCCGCCGGTATGAGATTGCCCGCTGTCCGAAGCACGGAAAATGTCAGACCGGGGCCTGTTCTGCCGGGGGGCGGACTCCTGCTGCCGACCCTGGTCCTGGTCGGCATGGGCATGGTGATGGTATACAGCGCCAGTTCGGCACTGGCTCTGGAGAAGGGATTCGGATCTGACACCTATTTTCTCCGGCGTCAGGTGATTTTTTCCGCAGTGGGGCTGGGCGGCCTTCTGTTTTGCCGGTGGTTTCCGGCGGCCTGGTTCCGTATCCTGGCCTATCCGATTCTCGGGCTGTCCCTGATCTCACTGGTCGCCGTTCTGATTCCCGGCATGGGTGTTTCGGCTGGCGGAGCCCTGCGCTGGCTGAAAATCGGGTCCTTTACATCTCAGCCGTCGGAATTCGCCCGCTTCGCGCTGGTCGTCTACCTGGCCTATTCCATGTCCGGGAAAAGGTATAAGCTGAAGCAGTTTTCGGTGGGGTTTGTGCCCCATGTGATCGTTCTCGGCATTTTCACCCTGCTGATCATGCGTCAGCCGGATTTCGGCACCGCAGTCATCCTCTTCTGCATCACCTGGACGATGATGTTTGTGGCCGGGGTGCCGCTGAAACATCTGGGACTCTCGCTGGCGATCCTCTCACCGGTGGTCCTTTTTTTTATGACCAGTGCCACATACCGGCTCCGGCGGCTGATGAGTTTCTGGGATCCCTGGCAGTATGCCAGCGACGCGGGCTACCAGATCGTCCATTCTCTCATGGCCTTCGGAACCGGCGGCATATCCGGTGTGGGGCTGGGCAAGGGATACCAGAAGCTGTTTTATCTGCCCGAACCCCACACGGATTTCATATTTTCCGTTATCGGCGAGGAACTCGGGCTGCTGGGGGTTTTCGCGGTGCTGTGCTGCTATGGCCTGATACTGCGGAAGGGCACACGGATCGCCATGAATGCGGATAGCCTGTTCAAATCCCTCCTGGCCGCCGGACTGACAATCTCAATGGGGCTTCAGATCTGTATCAACATGGGCGTAGCCCTGGCCCTTTTGCCGACCAAGGGACTGACCCTGCCGTTTCTCAGCTACGGCGGCACCTCCCTGGTGATGAATATGGCATATATCGGAATTCTTATGAACATCGGAGCGACCCAGACCCATGAACAGACCGCTTAACATTATCATTGCCGGAGGGGGAACCGGCGGACACCTCTTCCCCGGCATCGCCATCGCCGACGGGTTCAGGGACCGGAACCGTCACACCCGCATTCTCTTTGTCAGCGTCGGGCGGCCCTTTGAGCTGGAGGTGCTGGCAAAGGCCGGGTATCCCCACCGGAAGGTGACATCTGAGGGATTCAAGGGGCGCGGCCTCCGGAGCAAGGCCCGGTCCGTGATGAAGATCCCCCTTGGCATTTTTGAGGCAGGCCGCATTATCCGCGAGTTTGGCGCGGATCTGGTGATCGGGGTCGGCGGCTATTCCGCAGGCCCGGTGGTCATGGCGGCCCGTCTGATGGGCATCCGGACGGCACTGCATGAGCAGAACATCCTGCCGGGCATCACCAATCGCATTCTCGCCCGGTTTGTGGACCGGATCTACACCTCATTTCAGAATACGGCCGGCGGCTTTGCCCCGGAAAAGACGCTTTTTACCGGCAATCCCGTTCGCAGGACGGTTCTGGCTCCGGAACCGGGGACGGAAGCGGGGGATTTTTTTAACGTCCTCATCGTCGGCGGCAGCCAGGGGGCCCACCGGATCAATACGGCCCTGGCCGAGGCGTTGCCCCATCTCCGCAACCGGTCGCGGTTTTCGTTTGTGCATCAGACCGGCCCCCGCGACCGGGAGTGGGTCAGGGCGGCCTACGGGAAGCACGGGGTTCGGAGTACGGTCCGCCCCTTTATTGACGATATGGGGCGGCAATACGGCCGTGCGGACCTGCTGATCTGCCGGGCCGGGGCCACCACGGTTGCGGAGATCACCGCCATCGGGAAGGGGGCGATTCTCATCCCGTTTCCGTTCGCCGCAGACAACCACCAGGTGATGAACGCCCGGACCCTTGCGGCGGCAGGGGCGGCGGAGATGGTAGAGGAAAAAGATCTGACAGGCCGGGTTCTGGCTGACCGGATACGTCACTATGCCGACAGACCGGCGCTGCTGGCGGAGATGGCCGGGCGCTCCGGGGCCTTGGGCAGAGCCGATGCGGCAGCGGCCATTGCGGACGACTGCTGTCGCCTGTCCGGGCGGGAATCTGACACTGACACGGAACGGAAACGGACGTAAGTACCCAATCAATAATTTTTTGATAAAAATACAACAGTGTCATTTCGGACGAATCGGGAAATCTTAGGATTCCTCACATTCGTTCGGAATGACAGAAAAAGTCGGGGAACTTTTGGATAGGTGCTTAATTTATGTATCTTAAAAAATACCATATTCATTTTGTCGGGATCGGCGGCATCGGGATGAGCGGCATTGCCGAGCTGCTGCTCAACCTGGGCTATGCGGTATCGGGGTCGGATGTCAGGCGATCGGATATCACCGACCGGCTGGAGAAGTCTGGCGGAAAAATATTTACGGGCCACGCCGGGAGTCAGGTCAGGGGGGCGGACGTGGTGGTAACCTCGTCTGCCATCCGCCCCGACAACCCGGAGGTGGTGGCCGCGGTTCAAGCCTCGATCCCCGTGATTCCCCGTGCGGAGATGCTGGCGGAGCTGATGCGCCTCAAATACAGCGTAGCCGTGGCCGGGGCACACGGCAAGACCACGACGACCTCCATTGTCTCCGATATCCTGGGGGACGGCGGCCTTGATCCGACGGTGGTGATCGGCGGCAAGCTGAAGAGCATCGGGTCCAATGCCGTGCTGGGGCAGGGCGATTTTATGGTGGCCGAGGCCGATGAGAGCGACGGCTCCTTTCTCAGGATGTCGCCCACCATTGCG
This window encodes:
- a CDS encoding UDP-N-acetylmuramoyl-tripeptide--D-alanyl-D-alanine ligase, translating into MSVIPWTGGDILEATGGERVCGPDDIRFTGIGIDSRTITPEQAFVAIRGAVHDGHRFAADVADRGIRGLILCREDMAGLPWRVWADRGIFCVAVPDTTRALGDLAAFHRQRAGIPVVAVTGSNGKTTTRAMISGVMGRKYKTLSTRGNFNNEIGLPLTLFNLTSAHQWAVLELGMNHVGEIRRLARICRPDVGVITNIGPAHLEGLGTVDDVLRAKGELPEEMRPEGKAVLNGDDPRLVRLAGEMPQPVTLFGLSPKAQVRALEPEADGTGTVFTLALPRDRIRVRLGVPGRFMVYNALAAAAVGHITGLSPEEIRDGLEGFAPVRGRMAVLNTAKGVHLVDDTYNANPASVKGAIRALGDLRGKERGFLVLGDMLELGNAAEGLHREIGEMAAASGVTQLYVTGEFTDAVIAGALAGGMACRDLFRGSRQEITDQLTGVLGPGDWVLVKGSRGMAMEKVLDAIRDWAGC
- the mraY gene encoding phospho-N-acetylmuramoyl-pentapeptide-transferase, giving the protein MIYHILYPLHTKISAFNVFRYITFRTIYASLTAFLICFVLGPWFIRRLREMQVGQYVRDDGPETHLKKAGTPTMGGTLILFSTAASALLWMDLSNFYMWIILLVTLGYGMVGFIDDYLMQVKKRSKGLSAREKLWLQILLALMAGGILYVHPGFDTRVTVPFFKKLSPDLGWGYILFAVLVIVGTSNAVNLTDGLDGLATGPMIIAAVTYMVFAYAAGHKHISGYLQINYVPGSGEMAVFCGILAGACMGFLWFNAYPAQVFMGDVGSLSLGAALGTLAVITKQELMLMLVGGLFVIEALSVIFQVGFFKMTNGRRIFRMAPLHHHFELKGWPEPKVIVRFWIVAVALALISLSTLKLR
- the murD gene encoding UDP-N-acetylmuramoyl-L-alanine--D-glutamate ligase, whose product is MKLLNKNVTIAGLGKSGAACARFLRTQGAVVTITDRADEAALADAAEEMRDIGVSLALAGHPPAVFEEADLILLSPGIPHTLAPLERARARGIPVIGEIELASRFITEPIVAVTGTNGKTTTTELLGEMLRRSGLKVFVGGNIGTPLISYAAGADKADLLVAEVSSFQLDTIAHFCPKVGLLLNISEDHLDRYPDFAAYGMSKARLFENQGADDVAILNGADPFVRSIGKNISSRRLWFNPSEKDRAGAFLHDGCLLLRPCEDGQAPVELDLSSLRLTGTHNLENVAAAALAALAAGGTPEGIQAALDRFRGLPHRLEYVDTVDGVRYVDDSKATNVDAVVRALESFDAPVVLIMGGRGKGSDYTVLNDLIRQHTRRLIVMGETAAEIREVLGPRCRGGVREARTMDEAVALARQSALSGDVVLLSPAGSSFDMYRSYARRGEDFCRAVRQLTPPV
- the ftsW gene encoding putative lipid II flippase FtsW, encoding MRLPAVRSTENVRPGPVLPGGGLLLPTLVLVGMGMVMVYSASSALALEKGFGSDTYFLRRQVIFSAVGLGGLLFCRWFPAAWFRILAYPILGLSLISLVAVLIPGMGVSAGGALRWLKIGSFTSQPSEFARFALVVYLAYSMSGKRYKLKQFSVGFVPHVIVLGIFTLLIMRQPDFGTAVILFCITWTMMFVAGVPLKHLGLSLAILSPVVLFFMTSATYRLRRLMSFWDPWQYASDAGYQIVHSLMAFGTGGISGVGLGKGYQKLFYLPEPHTDFIFSVIGEELGLLGVFAVLCCYGLILRKGTRIAMNADSLFKSLLAAGLTISMGLQICINMGVALALLPTKGLTLPFLSYGGTSLVMNMAYIGILMNIGATQTHEQTA
- the murG gene encoding undecaprenyldiphospho-muramoylpentapeptide beta-N-acetylglucosaminyltransferase; translated protein: MNRPLNIIIAGGGTGGHLFPGIAIADGFRDRNRHTRILFVSVGRPFELEVLAKAGYPHRKVTSEGFKGRGLRSKARSVMKIPLGIFEAGRIIREFGADLVIGVGGYSAGPVVMAARLMGIRTALHEQNILPGITNRILARFVDRIYTSFQNTAGGFAPEKTLFTGNPVRRTVLAPEPGTEAGDFFNVLIVGGSQGAHRINTALAEALPHLRNRSRFSFVHQTGPRDREWVRAAYGKHGVRSTVRPFIDDMGRQYGRADLLICRAGATTVAEITAIGKGAILIPFPFAADNHQVMNARTLAAAGAAEMVEEKDLTGRVLADRIRHYADRPALLAEMAGRSGALGRADAAAAIADDCCRLSGRESDTDTERKRT